A genomic stretch from Candidatus Hydrogenisulfobacillus filiaventi includes:
- a CDS encoding protein of unknown function (Evidence 5 : Unknown function) — MEEGAVREESRLNWVEHWRRALNTLQPEGSLLEQGQRMTAETVESWQVEVHRTLRELAELADRIATVWMAERERSH; from the coding sequence ATGGAGGAAGGGGCAGTCCGCGAGGAAAGCCGGCTGAACTGGGTGGAGCACTGGCGCCGCGCGCTGAACACCCTGCAGCCGGAAGGTTCGCTCCTCGAGCAGGGGCAGCGCATGACCGCCGAGACCGTAGAATCCTGGCAGGTAGAGGTCCATCGTACCTTGCGCGAGCTGGCCGAACTGGCCGACCGCATCGCCACGGTCTGGATGGCGGAACGCGAGCGCAGCCACTAG